In Amycolatopsis coloradensis, one genomic interval encodes:
- a CDS encoding amino acid deaminase/aldolase: protein MTSATVYDLATKDLDPPFAVVDLDAFDANGADLLRRAGGKPIRVVSKSVRCRYLLERVLARPGFEGLMCYSLAEAVWHVEQGTSEDIVVAYPTADHGALRRLAANDRARAAISIMVDSPEHLDLVDAALGQGHPEIRVCLELDASWRPLPGVHVGTRRSPVFSPRQAADLARTILSRKGFRLVGMMAYEGQIAGLGDAAGGGVKNSLVGWMQRKSIVEIAKRRAAAVRAVRALADLEFVNGGGSGSVESTGAEAAVTEIAAGSGLIGPTLFDGYAHFSPRPAAMFALPVVRRPAPKVATLFSGGYIASGPAESSRLPTPYLPEGLSLLGFEGAGEVQTPVSGEAARHLRLGDRVWLRHAKAGELAERFTHYHVVVGDRVDRTVPTYRGESQNFG, encoded by the coding sequence GTGACCAGTGCGACGGTGTACGACTTGGCGACGAAGGACCTGGATCCTCCGTTCGCGGTTGTCGACTTGGATGCGTTCGACGCGAACGGCGCCGACCTGCTGCGGCGGGCAGGCGGCAAACCGATCCGCGTGGTCAGCAAGTCCGTGCGCTGCCGGTATCTGCTCGAACGGGTCCTCGCGCGGCCCGGTTTCGAAGGCCTCATGTGCTACTCGCTCGCCGAAGCCGTCTGGCATGTCGAGCAGGGGACGTCCGAGGACATCGTGGTGGCGTACCCGACCGCCGACCACGGCGCGCTCCGCCGGCTGGCGGCGAACGACCGGGCCAGGGCGGCGATCTCGATCATGGTCGACTCGCCCGAACATCTCGACCTGGTCGATGCCGCGCTGGGGCAGGGGCATCCCGAAATCCGCGTCTGCCTGGAGCTCGACGCATCGTGGCGGCCGCTGCCAGGGGTGCACGTCGGCACCCGGCGCTCGCCGGTCTTCAGTCCGAGGCAGGCCGCGGATCTCGCGCGGACCATCTTGTCCCGCAAGGGTTTCCGGCTCGTCGGGATGATGGCGTACGAAGGTCAGATCGCCGGGCTCGGCGACGCGGCGGGTGGCGGCGTCAAGAACTCGCTCGTCGGCTGGATGCAGCGGAAGTCGATTGTGGAAATCGCGAAACGCCGCGCGGCCGCGGTCCGCGCGGTGCGGGCCTTGGCCGACCTGGAATTCGTCAACGGCGGTGGCAGCGGCAGCGTCGAATCGACCGGCGCCGAAGCGGCCGTCACCGAGATCGCGGCGGGTTCGGGCCTGATCGGGCCGACCCTCTTCGACGGCTACGCGCATTTCTCGCCGCGCCCGGCCGCGATGTTCGCGCTTCCCGTTGTCCGCCGCCCGGCGCCGAAGGTCGCGACGCTCTTCTCCGGCGGCTACATCGCTTCGGGCCCCGCCGAGTCTTCGCGGCTCCCGACGCCTTACCTGCCCGAAGGTCTCTCGCTACTCGGATTCGAAGGCGCCGGCGAAGTCCAGACCCCCGTCTCCGGTGAGGCCGCCCGCCACCTGCGGCTCGGCGACCGCGTCTGGCTGCGCCACGCGAAGGCGGGCGAACTCGCCGAACGCTTTACGCACTACCACGTCGTCGTCGGCGACCGCGTCGACCGGACCGTCCCCACCTACCGAGGCGAATCCCAAAACTTCGGCTGA
- a CDS encoding phosphotransferase family protein has protein sequence MTSPTASTRSTPPEPIGPGGRFTPAILSDALGRTCDLLGVDPEGARLLRFTNNAVYELASAPFVVRIVGSTRLRHRVDTVVRVARHFERHDVPAIRLVPGLDQPLPVGGHLVTVWWKVPGTGRKAKAADLAALLRRVHALEPPEGLAEWAPVAAVRARVSDAEELDDGDRRFLLERCAELEAALANLDFPLPRGLVHGDAHTGNVIPGPDGPVLCDFDSSCVGPPEWDLTPLAVGRERFGDPPARYRVFAQRYGFDVTTWSGFSVLRAIRELKLTTSVLPILRSHPSVRDELRKRLNDLRDGRTGARWNRYR, from the coding sequence GTGACCTCGCCGACCGCCTCAACTCGTTCTACGCCGCCTGAGCCGATCGGCCCGGGCGGCCGGTTCACGCCCGCCATCCTGAGCGACGCCCTCGGGCGGACGTGCGATCTGCTGGGTGTGGACCCCGAAGGTGCCCGCCTGCTGAGGTTCACCAACAACGCCGTCTACGAGCTGGCGAGCGCGCCGTTCGTCGTCCGGATCGTCGGCTCCACCCGGCTGCGGCATCGCGTCGATACGGTCGTGCGGGTCGCGCGGCACTTCGAACGGCACGACGTGCCCGCCATCCGCCTCGTTCCCGGCCTTGACCAGCCACTGCCGGTCGGCGGACATCTCGTGACGGTCTGGTGGAAGGTGCCGGGGACGGGCCGGAAGGCGAAGGCGGCCGACCTCGCCGCGCTCCTGCGCCGGGTCCACGCGCTCGAACCGCCGGAGGGGCTCGCCGAATGGGCGCCGGTCGCCGCGGTCCGTGCCCGGGTTTCGGACGCGGAGGAACTGGACGACGGCGACCGGCGGTTCCTGCTCGAACGCTGTGCCGAGCTCGAAGCCGCGCTCGCGAACCTCGACTTCCCCCTGCCCCGCGGCCTGGTCCACGGGGACGCGCACACCGGGAACGTGATCCCGGGGCCGGACGGGCCGGTGCTGTGCGATTTCGATTCGTCCTGTGTCGGGCCGCCGGAATGGGATCTGACGCCGCTCGCCGTCGGCCGTGAACGGTTCGGTGATCCACCCGCCCGCTATCGCGTGTTCGCGCAGCGATACGGATTCGACGTGACCACTTGGTCCGGCTTCTCGGTACTGCGCGCCATCCGCGAACTCAAGCTCACGACGAGTGTTCTCCCGATTCTTCGCAGTCATCCCAGCGTGCGGGATGAACTGCGGAAACGGTTGAACGATCTCCGGGACGGGCGCACCGGGGCACGCTGGAACCGGTATCGGTGA
- a CDS encoding TetR/AcrR family transcriptional regulator: MSDIQAAKPQAETTPLRRQPVQQRSAKRVEQMLDASAQLIDELGYDALTTTLIAKRAGVAVGSLYQFFPDKRAVVQALTQRNLERFVASVSETLNDLAPEHWWDVVDSILDIYLAMHREVPGFSKVHFGDVVDRQLLDETRDNNAVIVDALTDVLSARIQSPPDDIRFALTIANETADALLKLAFRRDPRGDERIVAEAKSVVKGYLASKFGEA; the protein is encoded by the coding sequence GTGTCCGACATCCAGGCCGCGAAACCCCAAGCGGAGACCACTCCGCTCCGGCGGCAGCCCGTCCAGCAGCGCAGCGCCAAGCGGGTGGAGCAGATGCTCGACGCCAGCGCCCAGCTGATCGACGAACTCGGTTACGACGCATTGACGACCACGCTGATCGCGAAGCGCGCCGGCGTGGCCGTCGGTTCGCTGTACCAGTTCTTCCCCGACAAGCGGGCCGTGGTGCAGGCGCTGACGCAGCGGAACCTCGAACGGTTCGTCGCCTCGGTGTCGGAAACCCTGAACGATCTCGCGCCCGAACACTGGTGGGACGTCGTGGACTCGATCCTCGACATCTACCTAGCGATGCACCGGGAGGTTCCCGGCTTCTCGAAGGTCCACTTCGGTGACGTCGTGGACCGGCAGCTCCTCGACGAGACCCGCGACAACAACGCCGTCATCGTCGACGCGCTCACCGACGTGCTTTCGGCGCGGATCCAGTCGCCGCCGGACGACATCCGGTTCGCGCTGACGATCGCGAACGAGACGGCCGACGCTTTGCTGAAGCTGGCCTTCCGGCGGGACCCGCGAGGGGATGAGCGGATCGTGGCGGAGGCGAAGTCGGTGGTGAAGGGATATTTGGCGAGCAAGTTCGGGGAGGCCTGA
- a CDS encoding helix-turn-helix transcriptional regulator — translation MRAALATREISSVYRLLRKHGVSQRQIAAMTGQSQSEVSEILKGRQVMAYDVLTRIADGLGVPRGYMGLAYDEATAIKVVGAADGKQAEEDESVKRRRFLAHAAQVTMGAAVFGPESGTWSAGPAKTPAPGRIGMTDVRQVEAATRALRSLDYQYGGGFCRDAVVAQLSWGQQMLESTGTEMVKSRLYVALADLHSLAGWTSFDTGLMDSARGHFANALDLAKQGDSHPLVANVLYRMGRVYLHNDAPNDALKLFQLGQIAAQESGSELAVAVLCANEAWAYAMMGNEEQATKLLGRSKDEFARADLAEAESWVKFFTETDVYAMIGTVHTVLAEKNVEHTKYAIPALTKAVEAYTDDMARSKTFMLSALATNHLLEGDLDHGAKVGSKAIDCAEGIKSERVKDRMRPLQVEAERRRNNADARDLADRLNSFYAA, via the coding sequence ATGCGAGCCGCACTGGCCACACGGGAGATCTCCTCCGTGTACCGGCTGTTGCGCAAGCACGGTGTTTCGCAGCGTCAGATCGCCGCGATGACCGGCCAGTCGCAGTCCGAGGTGTCCGAGATCCTCAAAGGTCGCCAGGTGATGGCGTACGACGTGCTCACCCGCATCGCTGACGGCCTTGGTGTCCCCAGGGGATACATGGGTCTCGCCTATGACGAGGCGACAGCGATAAAGGTCGTCGGTGCTGCCGACGGCAAGCAGGCGGAGGAGGACGAGTCCGTGAAGCGACGGAGGTTCCTCGCGCACGCCGCCCAGGTCACGATGGGTGCGGCGGTGTTCGGTCCGGAATCGGGTACGTGGTCGGCGGGGCCCGCCAAGACGCCCGCCCCCGGGCGGATCGGCATGACCGACGTCCGTCAAGTGGAAGCCGCCACCAGAGCGCTCCGGTCCCTCGACTACCAGTACGGCGGCGGTTTCTGCCGTGACGCCGTGGTCGCCCAGCTGTCCTGGGGACAGCAGATGCTCGAGTCCACCGGCACCGAGATGGTCAAGAGCAGGCTGTACGTCGCCCTCGCCGACCTGCACAGCCTGGCCGGGTGGACCTCCTTCGACACCGGGCTCATGGATTCCGCGCGCGGCCATTTCGCGAACGCGCTGGACCTGGCCAAACAAGGCGACAGCCACCCGCTGGTGGCCAACGTGCTGTACCGGATGGGCCGGGTCTACCTGCACAACGACGCTCCCAACGACGCGCTGAAACTGTTCCAGCTCGGCCAGATCGCCGCCCAGGAATCGGGCTCCGAGCTGGCGGTCGCCGTGCTCTGCGCCAACGAGGCGTGGGCCTACGCGATGATGGGCAACGAGGAGCAGGCCACGAAGCTGCTCGGCCGGAGCAAGGACGAGTTCGCCCGCGCCGATCTGGCCGAGGCCGAGTCCTGGGTCAAGTTCTTCACCGAGACCGACGTCTACGCCATGATCGGCACCGTGCACACCGTGCTCGCCGAGAAGAACGTCGAGCACACCAAGTACGCGATCCCGGCGCTGACCAAGGCCGTCGAGGCCTACACCGACGACATGGCCCGCAGCAAGACGTTCATGCTCAGCGCCTTGGCGACGAACCACCTGCTCGAAGGCGACCTCGACCACGGTGCGAAGGTGGGTTCGAAGGCCATCGACTGCGCCGAGGGCATCAAATCGGAGCGGGTGAAGGACCGGATGCGACCTCTGCAGGTCGAGGCGGAACGCCGCCGGAACAACGCCGACGCCCGTGACCTCGCCGACCGCCTCAACTCGTTCTACGCCGCCTGA
- a CDS encoding MFS transporter, which produces MSEVRELPEALAEPVTRVRAGWMSLLFFANIALWLGVYAPIQVLLPKQAELLDAANKEAVFSLVTGIGAVVALIANPAIGLLSDRTCSARGRRHPWTAAGAAVAAAGLLVLAFAPNVAVMVLGWCLVQAGLNGMLAMLVSAIADRVPVPQRAQVGGLVGIAQMLGTVLGAVVVVVMLDLAGLPLGYAVCAAIVLAGAAAFVLRTPDARLPVAFRPSTRTRDVLANLWVSPRGHPDFAWAWACHFMINLGNAFGTLYLLFFLKDAVHYEDPDTGLLIMMGLYGAALVVGALVAGHFSDKSGRRKPYVLAASAVMAVAASLLVVWQNWTAALAASPLLGVGFGAYMAVALAMLTQVLPAAQDRAKDLGVINIANSLPQVVAPMLTAPILAYLGGYSSLFAASALSTVIAAVLVTRVKGVR; this is translated from the coding sequence ATGAGTGAGGTCCGAGAGCTGCCCGAGGCGCTCGCGGAACCGGTCACCAGGGTCCGCGCGGGCTGGATGAGCCTGCTGTTCTTCGCGAACATCGCGCTCTGGCTCGGCGTTTACGCGCCCATCCAGGTCCTCCTGCCGAAGCAGGCCGAGCTTTTGGACGCCGCCAATAAAGAAGCGGTGTTCAGCCTGGTCACCGGAATCGGCGCGGTCGTCGCGCTGATCGCCAACCCGGCCATCGGCCTGCTGTCGGACCGCACCTGCTCCGCTCGCGGCCGCCGTCATCCGTGGACGGCGGCCGGTGCGGCGGTCGCCGCGGCCGGTCTGCTCGTCCTCGCGTTCGCGCCGAACGTCGCGGTCATGGTGCTCGGCTGGTGCCTGGTCCAGGCTGGGCTGAACGGGATGCTCGCGATGCTGGTCTCGGCCATCGCGGACCGCGTGCCCGTGCCCCAGCGTGCGCAGGTCGGCGGGCTCGTCGGCATCGCGCAGATGCTCGGGACCGTGCTCGGCGCGGTGGTGGTCGTGGTGATGCTCGACCTCGCCGGTCTCCCGCTGGGATACGCGGTGTGCGCGGCCATCGTGCTGGCGGGCGCGGCGGCGTTCGTCCTGCGCACGCCGGACGCGCGGCTGCCGGTCGCGTTCCGCCCGTCCACCCGGACCCGGGACGTGCTCGCGAACCTGTGGGTCTCCCCGCGCGGGCATCCGGACTTCGCCTGGGCGTGGGCCTGCCACTTCATGATCAACCTCGGCAACGCGTTCGGGACGCTGTACCTGCTGTTCTTCCTCAAGGACGCGGTGCACTACGAGGATCCGGACACCGGCCTGTTGATCATGATGGGTCTCTACGGTGCCGCGCTCGTCGTCGGCGCGCTCGTCGCCGGGCATTTCTCCGACAAGTCGGGACGGCGCAAGCCGTACGTCCTCGCGGCCTCGGCGGTGATGGCGGTCGCGGCGTCGCTGCTCGTCGTCTGGCAGAACTGGACGGCCGCGCTCGCGGCGTCACCGTTGCTGGGTGTCGGTTTCGGCGCGTACATGGCCGTCGCGCTGGCGATGCTCACCCAGGTGCTGCCCGCCGCGCAGGACCGGGCGAAGGATCTCGGGGTCATCAACATCGCGAACTCGCTGCCGCAGGTGGTGGCGCCGATGCTGACCGCGCCGATCCTGGCCTACCTGGGCGGATACTCAAGCCTCTTCGCGGCTTCGGCGCTGTCCACGGTCATCGCCGCGGTGCTGGTCACGCGGGTGAAGGGCGTCCGCTAG
- a CDS encoding GH1 family beta-glucosidase has translation MENPTFPSEFLWGVSTSAFQIEGATGEGGRGQSIWDTFTETEGKIARAEHAKIAADHFHRYSEDIALMAELGVGAYRMSFAWPRIQPGGEGKPNAEGLAFYDKLLDEVCAAGIAPTGTLFHWDLPQALEDKGGWLSRDTAERFGEYAAIVGERFSDRVKMWIPLNEPMVMSIFGYAIGEYAPGKTLLLDALPTAHYQNLAHGLAVQALRAAGARGVGTANNHSPIWPASDSPEDKAAGEWIDALINRTYADPVLLGRYPEQVVEHLPAGFADDLPTIAQPLDFYGVNYYEPQGVAAPGEGNPLPFELRAIEGYPMTTNDSPIVPHGLRDLLVGFHDRYREHLPPVYITENGCSFDDVVAEDGHVHDQERIDFLDSHLVAVREAMDAGVDIRGYFVWSLMDNFEWSKGYQPRFGLVHIDYETQKRTPKDSFGWYRDLIRHE, from the coding sequence GTGGAGAATCCGACCTTCCCGTCCGAATTCCTGTGGGGTGTTTCGACCTCCGCCTTCCAGATCGAGGGGGCGACCGGGGAAGGCGGCCGAGGACAGTCCATTTGGGACACTTTCACCGAAACAGAGGGAAAGATCGCGCGGGCTGAGCACGCCAAAATAGCCGCCGATCACTTCCACCGCTACTCCGAGGACATCGCGCTGATGGCCGAACTCGGCGTCGGCGCCTACCGGATGTCCTTCGCCTGGCCCAGGATCCAGCCCGGCGGCGAAGGCAAGCCCAACGCCGAAGGCCTTGCCTTCTATGACAAATTACTCGACGAAGTCTGTGCCGCCGGCATCGCGCCGACCGGGACGCTGTTCCACTGGGACCTCCCGCAGGCGCTCGAAGACAAGGGTGGCTGGCTTTCCCGTGATACCGCCGAACGCTTCGGGGAGTACGCCGCCATCGTGGGCGAACGGTTCTCCGATCGGGTGAAAATGTGGATCCCGCTCAACGAGCCCATGGTCATGTCGATCTTCGGCTACGCGATCGGCGAGTACGCCCCGGGCAAGACGCTCCTGCTCGACGCCTTGCCCACCGCGCACTACCAGAATCTCGCGCACGGTCTCGCCGTCCAGGCGCTCCGCGCCGCCGGTGCCCGCGGCGTCGGCACGGCCAACAATCATTCGCCGATCTGGCCCGCCTCCGATTCGCCGGAGGACAAGGCCGCGGGCGAATGGATCGACGCCCTCATCAATCGCACTTACGCGGATCCGGTGCTCCTCGGCCGATATCCCGAACAAGTCGTCGAACATCTCCCGGCGGGCTTCGCCGATGATCTGCCCACCATCGCGCAGCCGCTCGACTTCTACGGGGTGAACTACTACGAGCCGCAGGGCGTCGCCGCGCCCGGCGAAGGAAATCCGCTGCCCTTCGAGCTTCGCGCGATCGAGGGATATCCCATGACCACCAACGATTCCCCGATCGTCCCGCACGGGCTGCGTGATCTTCTCGTCGGCTTCCACGACCGTTACCGCGAGCACCTCCCGCCCGTCTACATCACCGAAAACGGGTGCAGTTTCGACGACGTCGTCGCCGAAGACGGGCACGTCCACGACCAGGAGCGCATCGACTTCCTCGACAGCCACCTCGTCGCGGTGCGCGAGGCGATGGACGCCGGTGTCGACATCCGCGGGTACTTCGTCTGGTCGCTGATGGACAACTTCGAGTGGTCGAAGGGCTACCAGCCGCGCTTCGGGCTGGTGCACATCGACTACGAGACGCAGAAGCGCACGCCAAAGGACTCCTTCGGCTGGTACCGGGATCTGATCCGCCATGAGTGA